The following coding sequences lie in one Xylocopa sonorina isolate GNS202 chromosome 7, iyXylSono1_principal, whole genome shotgun sequence genomic window:
- the Emc3 gene encoding ER membrane protein complex subunit 3, with protein sequence MAELILDPNIRGWVFLPIVVITFLVGIIRHYVSILLASQKKVEVHQVQDSQVMIRSRLLRENGQYIPKMAFISRRHFFNNEETGYFKTQKRAPVSQNPMTDPNMMTDMLKGNVTNVLPMVLIGGWINWMFSGFLTTKVPFPLTLRFKPMLQRGIELATLDAAWVSSASWYFLNVFGLRSIYTLVLGESNAADTSRLLQDQVSGAAMSMPPDPKAAFKSEWEALEIYEHNWALQGVEADLIGSQRIDGSESSK encoded by the exons ATGGCCGAGTTGATTTTAGATCCAAACATTCGGGGTTGGGTGTTCTTGCCTATCGTTGTGATTACGTTTCTCGTAGGCATTATACGACATTATGTTTCGATACTGCTTGCTTCGCAGAAAAAGGTTGAGGTTCATCAAGTACAAGACAG TCAAGTGATGATACGCTCTAGGCTGCTTAGAGAAAATGGTCAATATATTCCAAAAATGGCATTCATTAGTAGAAGACATTTCTTTAATAACGAGGAAACAGGATATTTCAAAACGCAAAAACGTGCGCCTGTGTCACAAAATCCAATGACAGATCCTAATATGATGACCGACATGTTAAAAGGAAATGTAACTAACGTTTTGCCAATGGTACTAATAGGTGGCTGGATTAATTGGATGTTTTCTGGATTCCTCACCA CCAAAGTGCCATTTCCATTGACATTGCGTTTTAAACCAATGTTGCAACGTGGTATAGAATTGGCTACTCTTGATGCTGCTTGGGTTTCATCGGCATCTTGGTATTTTCTTAATGTGTTTGGATTACGTTCCATTTATACGCTTGTCCTTGGGGAAAGCAATGCTGCCGATACTTCCAGATTGTTACAGGATCAAGTATCTGGTGCAGCAATGTCAATGCCACCAGATCCAAAGGCTGCATTCAAATCAGAATGGGAGGCACTGGAAATCTATGAGCACAATTGGGCATTACAGGGAGTTGAAGCTGATCTTATAGGATCTCAAAGAATAGATGGAAgtgaaa GTAGCAAATAA
- the Btk29a gene encoding tyrosine-protein kinase Btk29A isoform X4, whose amino-acid sequence MKEREMKLFGCRWSFWNFATNLAGTPSTPIMPGGTPGTPSSKTKDKIMMRTKVVVALYPFRAIEGGDLSLEKGAEYEVLDDSQEHWWKVKDEHGSIGYIPSNYVKEKELLGLQKYEWYVGDMSRQRAESLLKQEDKEGCFVVRNSSTKGLYTLSLYTKVPHPHVKHYHIKQNTRGEFYLSEKHCCGSIPDLVNYHRHNSGGLASRLKTSPCDRPVPPTAGLSHDKWEIDPAELHLLEELGSGQFGVVRRGKWRGSIDVAVKMMKEGTMSEDDFIEEAKVMTKLQHQNLVQLYGVCSKDRPIYIVTEYMRHGSLLNYLRRHEATLGANLGLLLDMCIQVCKGMAYLERHNYIHRDLAARNCLVGSENVVKVADFGLARYVLDDQYTSSGGTKFPIKWAPPEVLNYTRFSSKSDVWAYGVLMWEVFTCGKMPYGRLKNTEVVERVQRGIILERPKACFKEVYEVMRKCWAHCPEVRPSFRVLKEQLISVSQGLLND is encoded by the exons GGACCCCCTCGACTCCAATAATGCCAGGAGGCACACCTGGGACTCCATCTTCCAAAACTAAG GACAAGATAATGATGAGAACGAAGGTCGTGGTGGCTCTGTACCCTTTTCGAGCGATCGAAGGTGGCGACTTGTCTCTCGAAAAG GGTGCAGAGTACGAGGTGCTGGATGATTCTCAGGAACATTGGTGGAAGGTCAAAGACGAGCATGG ATCAATCGGTTACATTCCCAGCAACTACGTGAAGGAAAAAGAACTCCTGGGTCTACAAAAATATGA ATGGTACGTGGGTGACATGTCCAGACAACGCGCAGAATCATTGCTCAAACAAGAGGATAAGGAAGGATGTTTCGTCGTTCGCAATTCGTCTACCAAAGGGCTGTACACGCTTTCCCTCTACACTAAAGT CCCGCATCCTCACGTGAAACACTATCACATCAAACAGAACACCAGAGGAGAGTTTTATCTGTCTGAGAAGCATTGCTGTGGCTCGATACCCGACTTGGTGAACTATCACAGGCACAACAGCGGTGGATTGGCCAGTCGATTGAAAACCAGCCCCTGTGATCGTCCTGTACCACCAACTGCTGGCCTCAGTCATG ATAAATGGGAGATCGATCCGGCAGAGCTGCATTTACTGGAAGAGCTTGGCTCTGGACAATTTGGTGTGGTGCGAAGAGGAAAGTGGCGCGGTTCCATAGACGTTGCTGTGAAAATGATGAAGGAAGGCACGATGTCTGAAGATGATTTTATAGAGGAAGCTAAAGTGATGAC GAAACTTCAGCATCAGAATTTGGTCCAGCTATATGGAGTTTGCAGTAAAGACAGGCCAATATACATTGTCACCGAATACATGCGACATGGATCTCTGCTCAACTACCTCCGTCGTCATGAAGCAACACTAGGAGCGAACCTTGGTCTTCTACTAGACATGTGCATACAG GTTTGCAAGGGAATGGCTTATTTGGAAAGGCATAACTACATTCACAGAGATCTTGCCGCGCGCAATTGCTTAGTGGGCTCAGAAAACGTAGTAAAAGTTGCAGACTTTGGATTGGCAAG GTATGTACTGGATGATCAGTATACTAGTAGCGGAGGCACCAAATTCCCAATCAAGTGGGCACCGCCAGAAGTGCTGAATTACACTCGCTTCAGCTCGAAATCTGATGTCTGGGCTTATGGAGTGCTTATGTGGGAAGTGTTTACATGCGGAAAGATGCCTTATGGACGCCTAAAGAACACCGAGGTTGTGGAAAGAGTGCAACGAGGAATCATATTGGAAAGACCTAAGGCCTGCTTCAAAGAAGTCTACGAG GTGATGCGAAAATGCTGGGCCCATTGCCCCGAGGTACGACCCTCCTTCCGCGTATTGAAGGAACAGCTAATCAGCGTATCTCAAGGTCTGCTCAATGATTGA
- the Nitfhit gene encoding ntrilase and fragile histidine triad fusion protein NitFhit translates to MRFLSSFSIIKYHRKHCTRHFSVMTNPLVAVCQMTSTNDKEKNLQTVRELAEKAKSRLACMAFFPEACDYLADNKKDIVAMAQPLDGSTVTSYKEIAKANNIWLSLGGLHEALGDNGNRISNTHIVINSMGEIVGTYRKMHLFDMDNKTTGVRLMESDYVLPGKKIERPITTPCGKLALSICYDMRFPELSLSLRNMGAEILTYPSAFTYQTGAAHWEVLLRARAIETQCYVVAAAQTGTHNKKRVSWGHAMIIDPWGAIVAQCSEKSDIAITEIDLNHLRQIRENMPCESHRRTDLYPKMEPL, encoded by the exons ATGCGGTTTCTCAGCAGCTTTAGTATTATTAAATACCACAG AAAACACTGTACAAGACATTTCAGTGTAATGACGAACCCACTAGTTGCCGTATGTCAAATGACATCCACAAACGATAAGGAAAAAAATTTACAAACTGTCCGTGAACTTGCTGAAAAAGCAAAAAGCAGGTTAGCTTGT ATGGCATTTTTTCCGGAAGCTTGTGATTACTTAGCAGATAATAAGAAAGACATAGTAGCTATGGCTCAACCCTTGGATGGTTCGACAGTAACAAGCTACAAAGAAATAGCAAAAGCAAATAACATTTGGTTATCATTAGGTGGATTACATGAAGCA CTAGGTGATAATGGAAATCGTATAAGTAACACTCATATTGTAATAAACAGTATGGGTGAAATTGTCGGCACTTATCGTAAAATGCATTTATTTGATATGGATAACAAAACAACTGGTGTTAGATTAATGGAATCAGATTATGTTTTGCCAGGAAAGAAAATTGAGCGTCCAATAACAACACCATGTGGTAAATTAGCATTAAGTATT TGTTACGATATGCGTTTTCCTGAATTATCTCTCTCATTAAGAAATATGGGAGCAGAAATTCTCACATATCCATCAGCATTTACATACCAAACAGGTGCTGCACATTGGGAAGTACTGTTACGAGCTAGAGCTATAGAAACACAATGTTATGTTGTAGCTGCAGCTCAAACTGGTACACACAATAAAAAGAGAGTGAGTTGGGGTCACGCAATG ATTATAGATCCATGGGGAGCAATAGTAGCACAGTGTAGCGAGAAAAGTGATATTGCTATAACGGAAATTGATTTAAACCATTTAAGACAAATTCGGGAAAATATGCCATGTGAAAGTCATCGCCGAACAGACTTATATCCTAAAATGGAGCCCTTATAA
- the Btk29a gene encoding tyrosine-protein kinase Btk29A isoform X3 translates to MMVISALKQVANAATNAVHSATNSTGTGHGHANSGTPSTPIMPGGTPGTPSSKTKDKIMMRTKVVVALYPFRAIEGGDLSLEKGAEYEVLDDSQEHWWKVKDEHGSIGYIPSNYVKEKELLGLQKYEWYVGDMSRQRAESLLKQEDKEGCFVVRNSSTKGLYTLSLYTKVPHPHVKHYHIKQNTRGEFYLSEKHCCGSIPDLVNYHRHNSGGLASRLKTSPCDRPVPPTAGLSHDKWEIDPAELHLLEELGSGQFGVVRRGKWRGSIDVAVKMMKEGTMSEDDFIEEAKVMTKLQHQNLVQLYGVCSKDRPIYIVTEYMRHGSLLNYLRRHEATLGANLGLLLDMCIQVCKGMAYLERHNYIHRDLAARNCLVGSENVVKVADFGLARYVLDDQYTSSGGTKFPIKWAPPEVLNYTRFSSKSDVWAYGVLMWEVFTCGKMPYGRLKNTEVVERVQRGIILERPKACFKEVYEVMRKCWAHCPEVRPSFRVLKEQLISVSQGLLND, encoded by the exons GGACCCCCTCGACTCCAATAATGCCAGGAGGCACACCTGGGACTCCATCTTCCAAAACTAAG GACAAGATAATGATGAGAACGAAGGTCGTGGTGGCTCTGTACCCTTTTCGAGCGATCGAAGGTGGCGACTTGTCTCTCGAAAAG GGTGCAGAGTACGAGGTGCTGGATGATTCTCAGGAACATTGGTGGAAGGTCAAAGACGAGCATGG ATCAATCGGTTACATTCCCAGCAACTACGTGAAGGAAAAAGAACTCCTGGGTCTACAAAAATATGA ATGGTACGTGGGTGACATGTCCAGACAACGCGCAGAATCATTGCTCAAACAAGAGGATAAGGAAGGATGTTTCGTCGTTCGCAATTCGTCTACCAAAGGGCTGTACACGCTTTCCCTCTACACTAAAGT CCCGCATCCTCACGTGAAACACTATCACATCAAACAGAACACCAGAGGAGAGTTTTATCTGTCTGAGAAGCATTGCTGTGGCTCGATACCCGACTTGGTGAACTATCACAGGCACAACAGCGGTGGATTGGCCAGTCGATTGAAAACCAGCCCCTGTGATCGTCCTGTACCACCAACTGCTGGCCTCAGTCATG ATAAATGGGAGATCGATCCGGCAGAGCTGCATTTACTGGAAGAGCTTGGCTCTGGACAATTTGGTGTGGTGCGAAGAGGAAAGTGGCGCGGTTCCATAGACGTTGCTGTGAAAATGATGAAGGAAGGCACGATGTCTGAAGATGATTTTATAGAGGAAGCTAAAGTGATGAC GAAACTTCAGCATCAGAATTTGGTCCAGCTATATGGAGTTTGCAGTAAAGACAGGCCAATATACATTGTCACCGAATACATGCGACATGGATCTCTGCTCAACTACCTCCGTCGTCATGAAGCAACACTAGGAGCGAACCTTGGTCTTCTACTAGACATGTGCATACAG GTTTGCAAGGGAATGGCTTATTTGGAAAGGCATAACTACATTCACAGAGATCTTGCCGCGCGCAATTGCTTAGTGGGCTCAGAAAACGTAGTAAAAGTTGCAGACTTTGGATTGGCAAG GTATGTACTGGATGATCAGTATACTAGTAGCGGAGGCACCAAATTCCCAATCAAGTGGGCACCGCCAGAAGTGCTGAATTACACTCGCTTCAGCTCGAAATCTGATGTCTGGGCTTATGGAGTGCTTATGTGGGAAGTGTTTACATGCGGAAAGATGCCTTATGGACGCCTAAAGAACACCGAGGTTGTGGAAAGAGTGCAACGAGGAATCATATTGGAAAGACCTAAGGCCTGCTTCAAAGAAGTCTACGAG GTGATGCGAAAATGCTGGGCCCATTGCCCCGAGGTACGACCCTCCTTCCGCGTATTGAAGGAACAGCTAATCAGCGTATCTCAAGGTCTGCTCAATGATTGA